Proteins found in one Aspergillus chevalieri M1 DNA, chromosome 2, nearly complete sequence genomic segment:
- a CDS encoding putative C6 transcription factor (COG:S;~EggNog:ENOG410PICM;~InterPro:IPR036864,IPR007219,IPR001138;~PFAM:PF00172;~go_function: GO:0000981 - DNA-binding transcription factor activity, RNA polymerase II-specific [Evidence IEA];~go_function: GO:0003677 - DNA binding [Evidence IEA];~go_function: GO:0008270 - zinc ion binding [Evidence IEA];~go_process: GO:0006351 - transcription, DNA-templated [Evidence IEA];~go_process: GO:0006355 - regulation of transcription, DNA-templated [Evidence IEA]) — protein sequence MASTPRKRSSYDAGFESAQKDDKHASNLPDGRPLPRISKARACAECKRHKIRCEIKPGASSCSKCLRSGIKCVVNDFSQKFVDDDGVWKSQAAASLQQLQAAVSHILRQNGLPELSAYPAGDSRNNPSPVASINGHPPSLHDDAQSNTSHNGPEPVMDVTREPSQEPDLQDPELVPAPMRSLYEVTKLRNFRNNPVEKPKVTMLEEDFISRGLISVHEAEELFAYFSRTMNQLLWGGIILVHRDLTSVRRASTLLSAAVLTVAALHIPNRTDTLNRCYGEYVSLVSNMSLSRAHTLDDIRALCVGAFWLSELSWKLSGHAVRIATELGLHQSYQKFIRGHTDQYERAQLWYLLYVCDHHFSIAYGRPPVMHEDNAIKNYETFLQSPMVVPGDIRLIAQLALFMILTEAYRTFGSDTEQALTEEDFGQLRVFNVAVDQWRLLWQPRSCRYSQFYGGTPCELTSSLADSPYVRTYPSKGVVLHYHFAKFQLNSLSLRALSPSNTPVFSMDRKESANIAISSAMACLNMVLEEPDIRDAIVGVPIFTHTMVTFSAVFLLKVAVNWNSAYLSLDGRQVRNLVERVIELLNCVSAGEKHLTRHIARGLGKMLERFDSWEMAWQAGRIPNGHGSRHSVPVSTCGIVTSGTPVEVPGGANAMAQGFPPPDLIYDMVGTYGFGLDENLLDPSMASFEFLAQ from the exons AAAGACGACAAACACGCTTCTAATCTCCCCGACGGACGGCCTCTTCCGAGAATCTCTAAAGCTCGTGCCT GTGCAGAATGCAAACGACATAAAATCCGCTGCGAAATCAAACCAGGCGCATCGAGCTGCTCGAAATGTCTCCGGAGCGGGATCAAGTGCGTGGTCAACGATTTTTCGCAGAAGTTCGTCGACGACGACGGGGT ATGGAAATCGCAAGCCGCAGCCTCCCTTCAACAACTTCAAGCGGCCGTCTCGCATATCCTCCGCCAAAATGGTCTACCAGAGCTCTCCGCATACCCAGCAGGTGACAGTCGCAACAATCCCAGTCCCGTCGCATCCATCAATGGACACCCTCCTTCTTTACACGATGACGCACAATCAAACACGAGCCACAATGGGCCGGAGCCGGTGATGGATGTGACACGGGAGCCATCGCAGGAGCCGGATCTTCAGGACCCAGAACTGGTTCCGGCGCCGATGCGCAGTCTCTACGAGGTGACCAAATTGCGCAATTTTCGGAACAACCCTGTGGAAAAGCCCAAGGTGACCATGCTCGAGGAAGACTTTATCTCGCGAGGATTGATTTCGGTTCATGAAGCTGAAGAGCTGTTCGCATATTTTAGTCGGACCATGAACCAGCTTCTGTGGGGTGGGATTATCCTCGTACATCGCGATCTTACCTCCGTGCGTCGTGCATCAACCTTGCTGTCTGCGGCTGTGTTGACTGTTGCCGCGCTTCATATCCCCAATCGTACGGATACATTGAATCGATGCTATGGCGAGTATGTATCGCTCGTGTCCAATATGTCTCTGTCACGAGCGCATACATTGGATGACATTCGCGCACTTTGCGTCGGGGCTTTTTGGCTTTCGGAGTTGAGCTGGAAGCTCTCAGGTCATGCTGTTCGAATTGCTACCGAGTTGGGACTCCATCAGAGCTATCAAAAGTTCATCCGCGGCCATACCGACCAGTATGAACGCGCGCAGCTTTGGTATCTACTCTACGTATGTGACCACCACTTTAGCATCGCATACGGCCGACCGCCTGTCATGCACGAGGACAATGCAATCAAGAATTATGAAACTTTCCTCCAGTCCCCAATGGTGGTTCCTGGGGATATCCGACTTATAGCACAACTAGCTCTGTTCATGATATTAACGGAGGCATACCGGACGTTTGGATCAGATACTGAACAAGCCTTAACAGAAGAAGACTTTGGTCAGTTGCGGGTCTTTAATGTGGCAGTAGACCAATGGCGACTACTCTGGCAACCGCGTTCCTGTAGGTATTCCCAGTTTTATGGTGGAACTCCTTGCGAATTGACATCATCGTTAGCCGACAGTCCTTATGTACGGACGTATCCCTCAAAAGGAGTGGTACTCCACTATCATTTCGCTAAATTCCAGCTCAATTCTCTCTCCCTCCGGGCTCTATCACCATCCAACACCCCGGTGTTCTCCATGGACCGCAAAGAGTCCGCCAACATTGCCATTTCGTCAGCGATGGCATGTTTGAACATGGTGCTTGAAGAACCTGACATCCGAGATGCGATAGTTGGTGTCCCAATCTTCACCCACACCATGGTCACATTCTCCGCCGTTTTCCTCCTCAAAGTAGCCGTGAACTGGAACTCAGCCTACCTCAGCCTTGACGGCCGCCAGGTGCGCAATTTGGTCGAGCGCGTTATCGAATTACTGAACTGCGTCTCCGCAGGCGAAAAGCACCTAACCCGCCATATCGCCCGCGGACTAGGCAAGATGCTCGAACGTTTCGACTCCTGGGAAATGGCCTGGCAGGCCGGCCGTATACCCAACGGACATGGCAGCCGCCACAGCGTGCCAGTAAGCACATGCGGAATTGTCACCAGCGGGACACCCGTGGAGGTCCCTGGAGGCGCGAATGCAATGGCACAAGGGTTTCCGCCGCCGGATTTGATCTATGATATGGTGGGGACGTATGGGTTTGGGTTGGATGAGAATCTGCTTGATCCGAGCATGGCGAGTTTCGAGTTTCTGGCGCagtga